Proteins encoded within one genomic window of Geotalea daltonii FRC-32:
- the aroA gene encoding 3-phosphoshikimate 1-carboxyvinyltransferase, with amino-acid sequence MQIHTSKPAKTVRGEITVPGDKSISHRSIMLGSLARGITTVKGFLRGEDNLATLNAFRAMGIIVHDDGETLKIEGNGLHGLGEPADVLDCGNSGTSMRLMTGLLSGQRFFSVLTGDQYLRKRPMKRVLEPLNLMGATVFGRAGGDKAPLAIVGTSLKGIAYQSPVSSAQVKSAILLAGMYADGETQVTEPHLSRDHSERILRYFGADIETYSGGTRIRGGRELEGREIIVPGDISSAAFFMVAALIVPGSELLIKGVGVNPTRTGIIDILQAMGGDITLQNCRESSGEPVADILVKSSRLKGIEVGGDLVPRAIDEFPVICVAASLAEGKTVIRDAKELRVKETDRIKAMAFNLQKAGVAVVETENGMDVTGMEKLEGCTAESFGDHRIAMSMLIAGLAARDQITVNDTECIGTSFPNFTALLQGVTVI; translated from the coding sequence TTGCAAATCCATACCTCCAAGCCGGCAAAGACAGTCCGGGGCGAAATCACCGTTCCCGGCGACAAATCAATCTCACATCGTTCCATCATGCTTGGCTCCCTGGCACGTGGCATTACCACGGTCAAAGGTTTTCTGCGGGGCGAGGACAATCTGGCAACCCTGAACGCCTTTCGTGCCATGGGGATCATCGTCCATGACGACGGTGAAACGTTGAAAATCGAAGGCAATGGCCTCCATGGCCTCGGCGAACCGGCCGATGTGCTTGATTGCGGCAATTCCGGCACCTCCATGCGTCTCATGACCGGTCTTCTCTCCGGGCAGCGGTTCTTTTCCGTGTTGACCGGCGATCAATACCTGCGCAAAAGACCCATGAAACGCGTTCTGGAACCGCTTAACCTGATGGGGGCAACGGTGTTCGGTCGTGCCGGCGGCGATAAGGCGCCCCTGGCCATAGTCGGCACCAGCCTGAAAGGGATTGCCTACCAATCGCCAGTTTCAAGCGCCCAGGTGAAGTCGGCGATCCTTTTGGCCGGCATGTACGCCGATGGCGAAACACAGGTGACTGAGCCGCACCTTTCCCGTGACCATTCCGAAAGGATCCTCCGCTATTTCGGCGCCGACATCGAAACCTATTCCGGCGGTACAAGGATTCGCGGCGGGCGTGAGCTTGAAGGACGCGAGATCATCGTTCCCGGCGATATTTCATCTGCCGCATTTTTCATGGTTGCCGCACTGATTGTCCCAGGTTCCGAGTTGCTCATCAAGGGGGTCGGGGTAAATCCGACCAGGACAGGTATTATCGATATTCTCCAGGCCATGGGGGGAGATATCACCCTGCAGAATTGCCGTGAAAGTTCAGGCGAGCCAGTAGCCGACATCCTGGTGAAGTCTTCCCGGCTGAAGGGGATCGAGGTCGGCGGCGACCTGGTGCCGCGGGCCATCGACGAGTTTCCTGTCATCTGTGTAGCCGCATCGCTGGCCGAAGGGAAAACCGTCATTCGCGATGCAAAGGAATTGCGTGTCAAGGAAACGGATCGGATCAAGGCAATGGCTTTCAATCTGCAGAAGGCTGGTGTCGCTGTGGTGGAGACCGAGAACGGCATGGACGTGACCGGTATGGAAAAGCTGGAAGGTTGCACTGCCGAGAGTTTCGGCGATCACCGCATAGCCATGTCCATGTTGATTGCCGGGCTGGCGGCCAGGGACCAGATCACCGTCAATGATACGGAATGCATAGGCACCTCCTTTCCCAATTTTACCGCCCTGCTGCAAGGGGTGACTGTCATATGA
- the pheA gene encoding prephenate dehydratase yields the protein MTKKTLADLRKEIDTLDDRLLELLNERASRVIEVGRLKAGSKSDFHVPSREREIYERLQGQNSGPFPNEAVKSVFREIISASLALEAPMKVAFFGPKATFTHMATMQHFGLSAELVPQKSIPAVFEEVEKGRALYGVIPVENSTEGMVSHTLDMFMDSELKINAEILHEIHHYLLSRTGRIEDIKKVCSHQQPIAQCRNWLAENLPNVPVVDVASTAVAAQIVSEDYTAAAIASELAASMYDLKIVRERIEDQVNNFTRFLVIGKKMAEKSGDDKTSLMFSVKDEVGILYHMLEPFAKRGINLSKIESRPLKKKAWEYIFFLDLMGHISDPAIAAAVQELKSCCQFVKVLGSYPRAK from the coding sequence TTGACAAAAAAGACTCTGGCAGATTTGAGAAAAGAAATCGATACGCTGGATGACAGGCTGCTTGAGCTCCTTAACGAGCGGGCTTCCCGCGTCATTGAGGTGGGCCGTCTAAAAGCCGGTTCCAAGAGTGATTTCCATGTGCCGAGCCGGGAGCGGGAGATCTACGAGCGCCTTCAGGGGCAAAACAGCGGCCCATTTCCCAATGAGGCGGTCAAAAGCGTCTTTCGCGAGATAATTTCCGCATCCCTTGCCTTGGAAGCGCCAATGAAGGTGGCGTTTTTCGGCCCCAAGGCCACCTTTACCCATATGGCCACCATGCAGCATTTCGGCCTTTCTGCCGAGTTGGTCCCCCAGAAGTCCATCCCCGCAGTTTTTGAAGAGGTGGAAAAGGGGCGTGCCCTGTACGGTGTGATCCCGGTGGAGAACTCCACCGAGGGCATGGTCTCCCATACGCTGGACATGTTCATGGACAGCGAACTGAAGATAAATGCCGAAATCCTGCATGAAATACACCACTATCTCCTGTCCCGCACCGGACGAATCGAAGATATCAAGAAGGTCTGTTCCCATCAGCAGCCCATTGCCCAGTGCCGCAATTGGCTGGCGGAAAATCTGCCCAATGTGCCGGTGGTGGATGTTGCATCCACGGCGGTTGCCGCCCAGATAGTCAGTGAGGATTACACGGCTGCGGCCATTGCCAGCGAGCTTGCCGCCTCCATGTACGACCTGAAGATCGTCCGGGAACGGATCGAGGATCAGGTCAACAACTTCACCCGTTTTCTCGTCATCGGCAAGAAAATGGCCGAAAAGAGCGGCGACGACAAGACCTCGCTGATGTTTTCGGTCAAGGACGAGGTGGGTATTCTCTATCACATGCTGGAGCCCTTCGCCAAGCGGGGGATCAACCTTTCCAAGATTGAATCCCGGCCGCTGAAAAAGAAGGCATGGGAATACATCTTTTTCCTCGATCTCATGGGGCATATTTCCGATCCGGCCATTGCCGCGGCTGTGCAGGAGCTGAAGAGCTGCTGTCAGTTTGTTAAAGTCCTCGGCTCTTACCCCAGAGCAAAGTAA
- a CDS encoding prephenate dehydrogenase — translation MPLIRRLAIIGVGLIGGSLARVLREKGEVDEVVGIGRGEANLKKAVELGVIDSYSLDPVAGVVGADMVFIATPVCSIAGMVDKIAPGLGQGCIVTDGGSVKGEIVAPCEGIMPDGTFFVGGHPIAGTENSGVEASFSTLYQGKRCILTPTDRTDREALAKVARMWELAGSEVVEMDVEKHDHVVAAISHLPHMVAYSLVNAVGSYDRFAESILKYSAGGFRDFTRIASSDPAMWRDIALMNRGAVLEMMDYFQEHLGRLRKLVDAGDGDGLHDFFLSSKKSRDAIL, via the coding sequence ATGCCGCTCATTCGGCGGTTAGCCATAATCGGTGTCGGTCTTATCGGCGGATCGCTGGCCCGCGTCCTTCGCGAAAAAGGAGAAGTGGACGAGGTTGTCGGTATCGGCAGGGGGGAAGCCAATCTCAAAAAGGCCGTTGAGCTTGGCGTAATCGATTCCTACTCCCTTGATCCTGTGGCAGGGGTTGTCGGTGCCGACATGGTCTTTATTGCCACGCCCGTTTGCTCCATCGCCGGGATGGTGGATAAAATTGCTCCCGGCCTTGGGCAAGGCTGCATTGTGACCGACGGCGGCAGCGTCAAAGGTGAGATTGTCGCCCCCTGCGAAGGGATCATGCCGGATGGAACTTTTTTCGTCGGCGGCCATCCCATTGCCGGCACGGAAAATTCCGGCGTCGAGGCATCTTTTTCCACCCTCTACCAGGGCAAACGCTGCATTCTCACTCCCACTGACCGGACCGATCGAGAAGCCCTGGCCAAAGTGGCACGCATGTGGGAACTTGCCGGCAGTGAAGTGGTCGAGATGGATGTGGAAAAACATGACCACGTGGTTGCCGCCATCTCCCATCTACCGCACATGGTAGCCTATTCCCTGGTCAATGCGGTTGGAAGTTACGACCGCTTTGCAGAAAGCATCCTCAAATATTCGGCTGGGGGATTCAGGGATTTCACCCGCATCGCTTCCTCTGATCCGGCCATGTGGCGGGATATTGCCCTGATGAACAGGGGCGCTGTTCTGGAAATGATGGATTATTTCCAGGAACATTTGGGCAGACTGCGCAAGCTGGTGGACGCCGGTGATGGTGACGGGCTCCATGACTTTTTTCTCAGCTCCAAAAAGAGCAGGGACGCTATCCTTTAG
- the cmk gene encoding (d)CMP kinase has product MKESSAAGRKNGLIIAIDGPSGAGKSTITKLLAERLGYIHIDTGAMFRAIALSASRNGVEADDDRGLEELCRSTDVVLKRSNGCCMVLLNGEDVSHAIRTPEISALTSKISARKPVRESLLKLQRRMGEQGGVILEGRDIGTVVFPDAEVKFFLSASAEERGRRRYLELVAKGEQVTLEQTIAAVISRDENDEKREHAPLRCANDAVIIDSTRLSIEEVLESMEKKVRERVPEQQTCFTDGREICGK; this is encoded by the coding sequence ATGAAGGAGAGCAGTGCCGCCGGCCGTAAAAACGGCCTCATTATTGCCATAGACGGACCTTCCGGCGCCGGGAAAAGTACCATTACCAAGCTGCTGGCTGAACGCCTGGGATATATCCATATCGACACCGGCGCCATGTTCCGTGCCATTGCCCTGAGTGCCAGCCGTAACGGAGTAGAGGCCGACGATGATAGAGGGTTGGAGGAGCTTTGCCGCAGCACCGATGTGGTGCTGAAGCGCAGCAATGGCTGCTGCATGGTCCTCCTCAATGGCGAAGATGTTTCCCATGCCATTCGCACCCCCGAGATCAGTGCACTCACCTCGAAAATATCGGCGAGAAAGCCGGTGCGAGAGAGCTTGCTGAAACTTCAGCGGCGCATGGGAGAGCAGGGAGGGGTCATTCTGGAAGGGCGGGATATCGGGACGGTCGTATTTCCCGATGCGGAGGTCAAGTTCTTCCTTTCCGCTTCTGCCGAAGAGCGGGGCCGACGCCGCTATCTGGAGCTGGTGGCCAAGGGGGAGCAGGTAACCCTTGAACAGACCATTGCGGCAGTGATAAGCCGCGATGAAAACGATGAAAAGCGTGAACATGCGCCGCTACGCTGTGCCAATGATGCCGTTATCATCGATTCCACCCGGCTCAGTATCGAAGAGGTGCTGGAAAGTATGGAGAAGAAGGTGCGGGAGAGGGTGCCAGAGCAGCAGACCTGTTTTACAGATGGAAGGGAGATATGCGGCAAATGA